ATAAGGTAATTCAAGTCTCCCAAGCGGTCGGCTAGGGACCGAATGGAGAAGTCTCTGGTGGTAAAAGGCATCAGATTCCAAAACATTCTTTCCTCTAGATCAATAAACAGAATAATCACATTCTAAACATGATTTCTGAATTAGGAAATCTTAAAACCCAAATATACTATAAATTCAAGCTTGCCATTATAATGGCTCCAATAGAaatctccatttaaaaataaccatgGGTTAgagatacttttatttatttatttacttacttacttattttgaggcagagtctcactctgttaccaggctggaatgcagtggtgcgatcttggctcactgcaacctccgactccctggttcaggcgattctcctgcctcagcctcccaagtaggtgggattataggcacgtgccaccacacctggctaattttgtatttttagtagagatgaggtttcactatgtcagccaggatggtcttgatctcctgacctcatgatccacccatctgggcctcccaaagtgctgggattacaggcatgagccaccacgccttttttttgttgttgttgtttttaagagacagggtcttactctgttgcccaggctggagtacagtgatgtgatcatgactcactgtaaccttgaactcctggggtcaagtgatcatctcgcctcaccctccagagtagttgggactacaggcgcacaccatgagcaccaccacacccagctaattaacttatttatttatttatttacttaaagacagggtcttgctatgttgcccaggctggtcttgaactcctggcctcaagagatcctcctgcctgaggctcccaaagtgctgggattacaggcatgaaccactgcacccagccaaaagttATTAAAAACTTTAATTCACAGAAAATGAACTAGCAAGCTACCCTTATTGTGAGGGTCAGAGGAGAGAACTAACATTCCTGATgccctggtgcagtggctcaagcccataatcccaatactttgggaggccaaagcaggggattgtttgagcccaggagttcgagaccagcctgggcaacatacaaaaaatttaaaaattagatgggtgtggtggtgcacgtctgtggtcccagctaatcaggaggctaaggcaggaggactgcttgaagccaggaggtcgaggctgcagtgagccatgtttgtgccgctgcactccagcccaggcaaaagagtgagaccctgtttcaaaaaaagaaaagaactaacaTCTTGGGTAGAAATGGTTGATGGCAATATCTGTATGTTAATTAGGATAAAGGAATATTTTTACTACTGTAAGAACTCCAAATCATCAAAGTAATTCTTCACTGAAATAAGCTTTATGCAGAGTAATACAGAAAGGCAAACATTTTAAGAGGGAAGCAACTGAGATTCTACACAGACTCTTGTATCATAGGTAGCCATGTCATGGTTAAACGTTCATGTGTAACCATGTTGCCACATACTTTCATGTATAACCAAATTAGTAATTGTGTTTCCCATAATAGTATTTTTCATAGGCTGCCTTATTATGAGTAAGTATGTCATGGCTATACATTTGTGTTTCCCATAATTAGTACTGACCCCAACAAATAGTAAGTACCcaataaattatttgttaaaataattttgtactgAAAGCAGCTAACTTTGGACATAAGAAGGGAGGGGCACTCACGAGAATCAAACTTCCAAGCAATGGTGATGCCGCCAATTTCTGAGTCACTGAATCTCAGCAGGAAGGTCCCATCTGGCTTGTTAATGAGTAGGTCATGGGCCTGTTGCTTGTTTACAAACCCCAAAATGGCCCTGGATCACCAAGGACAAAGGACAGAAGCAGAGTGTGACTTGTGATGCCAGAAAGAAGACCTTCAGACTCTGTCGGTGCCTTAAGAAATAATGATTCTCACCCATCATTCCAATGAGGCTTGAGATGTTTTTTTAACACTTCCATCACACCGTCAAACCATTGCCAGAAAGTGTAATTCCGTCCTGGTAAATTCTCCTGGTTGGAGATACAACAGTGAACACAAGAAAACAAGAGTAACACTTggaatattatacacatatttacTTGGAAAAATTAAATGGGAAACAAACATCTACCCTTGTCAGAGGCATACAAATATCCCCGCCTACCTGAGTTTTACCTAATGGTCCcatggaaaggaaaagagggaagaagggaaaaataCTAAACTGCAGTTACCAGCACCCAGTGGGCTCCTGCCACAGACACTTTCACCTGGGGCTGGACTGACCCATCCCTTGCTAGTTTCGATGTGTGGTCTGTGACCAGCAGCATCAGGGTCACCTGGGAGCTTCTGAGAAATGCACATTGTTAGGCTCCAAATTAAGGACATTTAAAACACCTTGGGGGTGGAGGGtgtaggaaaagaaacaaaaattaaattaaaatcaaagtgacagccgggcgtggtggctcacgtctgtaatctcagcactttgggaggctgaggtaggcagatcacttgaggtcaggagtttgagaccatcctggccaacatggtgaaaccctgtctctactaaaaatacaaaaattagctggacatggtggcgggcgcctgtaatcccagctactcaggaggctgaggcaggagaatcacttgaatctgggagacggaggttgcagtgagtccagaatgcaccactgcactccttgtgacagagcgagacaccatctcaaaaataaataaacaaaaataaatagggtgggcacagtgactcacgcctgtaatcccagcactttggaaggccgaggcaggcagatcacctgaggccaggagttcgagaccagcctgatcaacatggagaaaccccgtctctactaaaaatacaaaattagccgggcatggtggtgcatgcctgtaatcccagctacttgggaggctgaggcaggagaatctcttgaaaccgggaggcggcggttgcggtgagccaagatcgtgctgttgcagtccagcctgggcaacaagagcgaaactctgtctcaaaaaaaataaataaataaaaataaaatcaaagtgaCGTCTGAATTAGCAGATGCTAGAGGAGAAGTTTCTTTCATTGGCATCCCTTTGTGTGGGTTGAGGGTCCCATAGGAGCCTGATCTGGCATTACACATGGGGAACATAAGAGAGTGAAGGGGAGAGAGGCCCAGAGTTCGCATCCCCTCAAAAGCTTTGCTTCTCATGAGCTATGTTAACATCTGCTTTGCTCTATTTcctttacaaaggaagaaaatgcatTAACTGTAGACAAAGGTCTTATTTAAAATACGCAAAGATGTAATTTTCTATATGTGACCTGGGTAACTCTCAAGTTGTCCATCTATTCAGAAGCTTCTATTACTTTTGGTACATTTTATTAGAGACATGAAGAATAAGGGCCCAAGGCAGGGAGACTCCTGAGAGCGTCTGGTCAGGAAGGACTGATCTAACAGCGGCTGGCGGCCGGGCCCCTCACCCTGTTGAACTGGGACCAGGACACTGACAGGCCGCTGTAATCCTCCAGgtggctgctgctgttgttgaaCAGTTTCTGCGCCAGGAACACGAGGTTCTCCTTGGTCAGGCCCCGGTTGCTCTGCACTTCGGCCTTGAATTTCATGTTGAGCGCCTCACACAGCTGTGGCCACAGCACTTTGTCAGGCACGGCAAATGGCACCCTGCCCTGAGAGGGAGAGAGGCCAGAATCTGATGAGAAAACAGTTGCATGATTTATTCCCTCAAGccacaaaagaaaaacactgatgGCTGGGAGTGGTTATGCATATTTGTCTTGCAGGGCCTGAGGATAAATTCGGACTCTGCTGGGGTACACAGTTCTGTGAAATTCAGAAGGTTCCGTTTCACCTTCTTTACACACAACTAGAAGGTAACCCATGCTATCCATGCTGTTTTGTAAATGAGCTGCTGAACTAATAGTCAAATCCTATGTTCTAACGGCCACAAACCAAAACATAACCAAGGTCTGGCTCTTACATTGTAAACACCTTGGGAATTTAGAAATCTGAAAGACTGGTCCTCTAGATACAAACAGAGAGAGTGTGCGTATGTGCGTACACGTGTCAGCATGTGTGTACACACGTGGAATCCTTGCCCTCGACTCCTTCTGCCAAGAATTCTAGCTCAAAGTAAAACAACTTGGTATGGAAGAGTGGAAATTTTGAGTTGGATGGCTTTATTGAGAAATAGGTTAGAACATTAACTTTTAATAAACTGCTTTTCAACCCGTTCAGCCACAGTactccattttattttgttacaaacatttttttcaataggTGATTTTCACaagatttaaaattcaaaaagcaTAGACGGCTAAATAGTAAAGTCACTCCCTATCCCTGTCTCCCAGCAACCCAGTTCTTTTCTTTAAAGGCACCTAACACAGTTTCTTGTGTATCCCACCAAAGATATTCTATGCATGCCAGCAATGACATataccttttccttttcttcataaatgacaGCACAAAATCcacatgttctgcatcttcctctTTTCACTTAATCCTCTATCTGGGAGACCTCCTATCAGCACATAAAGAAATTTCACCAGATCCCCATAGATGGGCATCAGTGTTACAGCCTCATCTTTAGCTATTACTAACAATGCTGCAATGTTCTTATGTTATTTGACCCATAGGACACATAGGCAAATATATCTGGAGAATAAATTTccacaagtattttattttttaggtaaGGTATCGCTCTattatctaggctggagtgcagtggcccaatcttggctcattgcaacttctgcctcctcggctcaagcaattttcccacctcagcctcccaaacagctgggactacaggcgtgcaccaccatgcctggctaatttttgtgttttttgtagagacagggttttgccatgttgacaaggctggcgtcgaattcctgggctcgagagatccgtttgccttggtctcccaaagtgccgggattgcaggcataaactactgtgcctggccacaagtctttattttttattttttagttttttgagacagagtctcactgtgttgcccaggctgcagtgcagtggcatcatctcgggtcactacaacctctgcctcccaggttcaagcaattctcctgcctcagcctcccgagtagctgggattacaggcacataccaccacacccagctaatttttgtatttttagtagagatgagagtctcaccatgttggccaagctggtctcaaattcctgacctcaaatgatccacccgccttggcctcccaaagtgctgggattacaggtgtgagccaccgtgcccagccaaaagtctttattttaacATAGCATAAGGtcggctggttgcagtggctcacacctgtaatcccagcactttgggaggccgaggtgggtggatcacttgaggtcaagaattcgagaccagcctggccaacatggtgagacctggtctctactaaaaatataaaaaattaactgggcgtggtggcatgcacctgtaatcccagcttcttgggaggctgaggcaggagaatcgcttgaacccagaaggcagaagctgcagtgagccgagataatgccactgtactccagcctgggtgacagagcaagactctgtctcaaaaaaataaaaaaataaaatagcataagaTGTAAGTAGTCATTAACATAGCTGAGAATGttaaaaatgcttatttatttagacaAGATACTTGAGTAATTACATGGTGCAAGAGATGCCAAAGGTACACAGAGAGTGAGATCTGTGGACAGGCAGGGAAGGAAACAAGAGATGTGGCAATCTCATCCAGGAGGCTTATCAGGACAAGAGGCAGGCAGACAGTTTCAAAAAGGAGCTTCTAATTCAGAGTTTGTACGTGAAACATGGTagaatctcttttaaaaatctcacctTTGCAGTAAAATACTTTTTCTCTAACGAGGACTGTTGGGAAACGTTAAGCCTTCCACATGAGCCAGAAGGTTCCATTTCACCTTCTTTACACACAACTGGAAGGTAACCCATGCTGTCCATGCTGTTTTGTAAATGAGCTGCTGAACTAACAGTCAAATCCTATATTCTAACagccacaaaacaaaacataatcaaGGTTTGTTGGATATACTTAGAGAAGGACATACTCTTATGTCCCAAATGATAACCCTTTTATCATGCTTTTATGGGCTAATCTCTATTGGAAATATGTAACAAATGACtttgtctactaaaaaaattttttctttgagacagggtgtcgctttgtcacccaggctggagtacagtggcacaatcttggctcactgcagcctggacctcctgggctcaagcgatcctcccgcctcagccccccaagtagctcggactacaggctggtgtaccatgcctggctaattttttgttattttttgtagagacaggattttgatatgttgcctaggctagcctggagctcaagggatctgcccgccttggcctcctggagtgctaggattacaggcgtgagccaccgcacccagcctatgagATCTTTAAAATGCTCATTGAGCAGCATGCTAGTGGGATTCAGATAGCATTTGGGTGCATAAATCCACCAAACTATATCTTCCTTGAGGCAAAGTATCTCATTCTTCATGAGATCTGGAATGAATCACAGAAACTAAAATTTGGAAAAGACATTTAACAGCATCTTCATTTATCAAAAGGAAGAGGGTATGAAGCAACTTCTATGCTAAAGTAAGCCTCTCGAGAGATCTAACCTGTGGAGTGAACGTGGGAGTCCCAAATCCCATTCATAGTTTCACCCAAggattcaaaataatatttactgagtactgaCTGTGTGGCAGGCATTTTTCTAtgttatctaatttaatcttccTAACAATGCTGCAGAGCAAGAGTATCCCTGTGCTGCAGACACTTGCTGgaaactcaggctcagagaggtaaagtgaacTGCCCGTGTGGTCATGGAGTGAGGAAATGGTGGAGTCTCAGTTCAAACCCTGGCCTGATGTCAAGCCCATGTTCTTTCCACTTTCcacattctttctattctgcCTCCCACTAAAGAAAACGTCTTTtttcctatgcttttttttttattattgagatggagtctcactctgtcacccaggctggagtgcagtgttgcgatctcggctccctgcaagctctgtgactcgggttcaagtgattgtcgtgcctcagcctcccaagtagctgggactacaggcgtgtgccaccacgcccagctaattttttggtattttgtaatagaaacaggattttgccatgttggccaggctggtctcgaactcctgacctcaggtgatccaaccacctcagcctcccaaagtgctgggattacaagtgtgagtcactgcacccggccttttccTGTGCTTTTTAAAGGCATGATACATGAATGAGATTCATGACACTGGCATTGATTTTGGGACCCACACGCCCGAGGAATCCACTCACAGGCTCTGCAAAAGCATTGTCCCAGAGAACGGTGGCCGTCGCATTGTTGTCCTGGCTGCCATGAACGATCACCACCACTGGCAGGGACAGGGTCTAAAAAGACACAAGAGAAGTCTGAGCACCCACGAGCCTCAAggtcttctccttctctctttttttttcttattatcacAACACTTTTATTTTCCAAGTTTCAGTTAATGTTCCTCTCAGACACAGAATCTAAATGGCCCCAGGAATAATATGACTTTTCATACTGGCACActcttagaaattttaaatattttacaagtaATGTTGCTTAGATATTTCTGAAGGATCAAGTTTCTCAAAGTTACATGGagaacaggagagagaaaagactaTTGGAGacatttgtgggaaaaaaatacaaataacaaatttaaaacttACCACAACCTTTACTCAAATTCATCCTGAGTAATGTTTCTCATGTCCATTTTGTAGTCTACCTCTCCAGCTAGTTCAGTTCATTATTGtttgttcatgttttatttttaatttttaattttaatttttgttgttcttgttgttgagaccgggtctatgttgcccaggctggtctggaactcctgaactcaagcaatcctcctgccttggcctccaaaagtgttaggattacagatgtgagccactgcactgggccttgtttgttcatgtctttttttttcttttttctgagacagggtctcactctttcgcccaggctggagtgcagtggcacaatctcggttcattgcaacctcagcctcccaggttcaagtgattctcctgagtaggtgggattacaggcacgtgccaccacgcctggctaatttttatactttttagtagagatggggtttcactgtgttagccaggctggtcttgaactcttgacctcaagtgacctgcctgcctcagcctaccaaagtgctgggattacaggcatgagccactgtgcttggcctttgTTCATGTCTTAAGAGAATCTATGTGAAACAGTTCTCAGGGTGAGGTCAGTCCATTTTCAGTTTACCAATAGTCAAAAAGAAGAAGAtgctgcactttgggaggccgaggcgggcagatcacgaggtcaggagatcgagaccatgttgaaaacccgtctctactaaaaatacaaaaaaattagccgggcgtggtggcgggcacctgtagtcccagctactcagacaggctgaggcaggagaatggcgtgaacccgggaggcggagcttgctgtgagccgagattgcaccactgcactccagcctgggcgacagagcgagactccgtctcaaaaaaaaaaaaaaaaagaagaagatgctatgtgattaaaaaaattattttgtcacataaagtacaccacacacacacacacacacacacacatgcacacgcacatgcaGAGCTGAGGGAAGGCTTTACCTTGACTTGAAAAACCAGCTCATTGCCACCAACACTGAACTGGGATTCAAACAGGATTGTAAATTTTTCTTCTGTCACCGACTCTGCCCCACGACGGTCTGACCTCTTAATTCGTTTCAGGGACTGCAAAGGAGAAATATAAGATGAAACGTAAGATGTAAGTTGTTCCCCTCAAAGACCAGGGAAAAAttcattcttcctcttcttccaccCTCACCATATTCCTGAAGTGGGCACTAAGGGTGCCTGTGGCTTGGTGGTACTCCATGACGCAGCAGTTGttcaagatctcgccactgtaaTCACTGCAAATCAGAGAGAGACCAGCTCCAAACCCATGCCAGGGTCTCAGGACATGCGgagtaaataatataatttgggGTAGCAGGAAATAGAGAGGTTTGCTAAAAATGTACATCATTTAGAGGAAATGTTAGCTACATAACACATACATGTAATCTTCTCGGACGTATCTCTACAAAATGAAACAAGATCAAACTATCTTCACAGAAAACAGATCCTAGGagaactttttttgtgtgtgtgacagagttttgctcttgttgcccaggctggagtgcagtggcgtgatctcggctcactgcaatctctgcctcccgggttcaagggattctcctgcctcaggctctcaagtagctgggattacaggtgcctgccaccacacccggctaattttttgtatttttagtagagacggggtttcaccatgttggccaggctggtcttgaactcctgacctcaggtgatctgcccatctcggcttcctaaagtgcggggattacaggtatgagccaccgcgccaggcccaagAACTTCCTTATATTCCTTTGCTGATGCCCAGAAGAGGCCAGAAGGGCAAACAGGGATCTGACACAGGAGGCggaattctttttttcctgttgccAGGACGTGAGACAAGTAGCAGGGAACGAGAAGAAGCTGCACAATTACTTGCGGGTGTTCTCGTTCTTGAGCAGAGACTTGGCCTGCTGCTCACTGATGATGGTGGCCTTCACCTGGGGGGGGTTCATGTGCACGTTCAGCTTCCCGCCCACCAGCAGGCGCACGGTGGCTGCAAACTTGGTCTGGGTCTTCAGGACCTGAGGAGGCTGCTTCTCAATGATGAATGTGCTGCAGGAGACACAGGGACAGACGCACGATGAGGGGCTGGCGCAGGGGAAAGGGCTCTCAGTCCctctgtggtgggggtggggctgcctCCCGAGGGGCTCAGGAGGTGAAGAGCTCGGGCACAGCCTCTGTTCCTGGGGAAGCTGTGAGAGTCCAGGGAGAGGATGGAGAGGGGAGTGAGATAACACAGCAGGTGGCATGGGCTGCGGCCCAAGGGCATCTCTTGCAGTGTCCACAGGAGAAACTGGGCAAGGGCGGCACCCAGCAGCCACAGCAACTGGAGATGGAGTGGGGAGGGATGAGAGGCAGGAAGCGGATCTGTTGGTCTGGAAGGCACCTGCGGCCCCCCACACGCAGGTAGGAGCTGCCCCAAGCTCCTGGGCATGGCCAACAGGCAGCAGTCACCTGGTCACCAGGGCTGAGATGATGTCCGTGATGGTGGCGTTGACCTCGGCCAGCATCTCTTCCACTGGGCCGGGGAtgggcagctgctggcagaggtGCTCGGCCCTGCGGATCTGCTGCCGGTTCTGCCAGATGATCTCAGCCAACTTCTCACACCTGCACGAGAGCCCCAAGGCCAACAGGAGGACAATGGCTTCTCTGCACAGACGCCAGGCCCCAAGACACAGCTCCCGCTCCCCCAGGAAGGCTCTGTGCTTTTGCCACACTTCCCACCCATGGGAAGAGCA
The sequence above is drawn from the Symphalangus syndactylus isolate Jambi chromosome 20, NHGRI_mSymSyn1-v2.1_pri, whole genome shotgun sequence genome and encodes:
- the STAT5B gene encoding signal transducer and activator of transcription 5B isoform X2: MENIKATQLLEGLVQELQKKAEHQVGEDGFLLKIKLGHYATQLQNTYDRCPMELVRCIRHILYNEQRLVREANNGSSPAGSLADAMSQKHLQINQTFEELRLVTQDTENELKKLQQTQEYFIIQYQESLRIQAQFGPLAQLSPQERLSRETALQQKQVSLEAWLQREAQTLQQYRVELAEKHQKTLQLLRKQQTIILDDELIQWKRRQQLAGNGGPPEGSLDVLQSWCEKLAEIIWQNRQQIRRAEHLCQQLPIPGPVEEMLAEVNATITDIISALVTSTFIIEKQPPQVLKTQTKFAATVRLLVGGKLNVHMNPPQVKATIISEQQAKSLLKNENTRNDYSGEILNNCCVMEYHQATGTLSAHFRNMSLKRIKRSDRRGAESVTEEKFTILFESQFSVGGNELVFQVKTLSLPVVVIVHGSQDNNATATVLWDNAFAEPGRVPFAVPDKVLWPQLCEALNMKFKAEVQSNRGLTKENLVFLAQKLFNNSSSHLEDYSGLSVSWSQFNRENLPGRNYTFWQWFDGVMEVLKKHLKPHWNDGAILGFVNKQQAHDLLINKPDGTFLLRFSDSEIGGITIAWKFDSQERMFWNLMPFTTRDFSIRSLADRLGDLNYLIYVFPDRPKDEVYSKYYTPVPCESATAKAVDGYVKPQIKQVVPEFVNASADAGGGSATYMDQAPSPAVCPQAHYNMYPQNPDSVLDTDGDFDLEDTMDVARRVEELLGRPMDSQWIPHAQS